Proteins found in one Magnolia sinica isolate HGM2019 chromosome 5, MsV1, whole genome shotgun sequence genomic segment:
- the LOC131245724 gene encoding uncharacterized protein LOC131245724 isoform X2, with protein sequence MNDFQNKTVCGFEKRIPGCMGRMVNLFDMSPNIAGNRLLMEKAHGDGGSLCGGQPDVTKKVRDPFGDQIEDKLVAYELKSSSNKKPDETPTKLLIAKEMSKETESRRKQPNIVAKLMGLDDLPTQQPVSAAQRSSPEGYLQNSSARLGPMPKHYRQENGFMDKQILGDVHPSKAYAQEQPECEDVHEGWQQSLKINNVKDRLQQKGRYKESSDEKMTLVRRKFIEAKRLATDDKLHQSREFQDALEILSSNRDLFLQFLQEPNSLFTKHLSDLQSIPPPPQTKRITVLKPSMTVEASRCARQETKREKRVKQVLEATKRDKKKPDWCSAFAHDNADNSPQPTRIVVLKPSPGKTHEVKAVVPSPAAPLRSLQSRDFYGESRTDAARYSRETAKDITRQIRESLSSNKRGEALLSSALSNRCIGEERSLNVSENEYIEEGNFSDSEIMTPTSGHSWDYINRYGSPCSSSSLSRASYSPESAVTREAKKRLSERLAMIMSAGSGQEQRQLRRSSSTLREMLALPQMKKTIGSIEADSNGEPSISSSRSCGGEQEPREPIACLLTSQNEDEDGKSSPRNLLRSKSVPVSSTVYEKVGLSVEAPDPTECKPIVPKEAAKLKSGKFFKGKVSSLFFSRNKKPSKEKSSLHPPIGYNGGPQSVIAKMPEVLPEIKQLSAENRSDDISQCVTNHGLEEKLPLDQGGSLHETSTCIQAEQGTLSSEEVLTWEKTGTLDNSSEKQDRPSPVSIFEAPFEDDVNTPQLENVSTDDQESHVHIHFKCESAANSSIESVTHSLPWDDDCSESPTPNALEPSTVSCKAGEEEQERFWFVQTLLASAGLDREKSSAVFARWHSPESLLDPTLLDKFMGRKEDEQQKNEAKRRQQRSEWRLIFDSVNATLADMAGYRLNGNPWAMSCSGRVPKGTPLREGVWSQVRKWFSGEVGWFSGESDSGMMVERVVRKEVGGRGWEELMGLEVDRIGEEIEGKMLKELVDEALAELTYAVCCCLRSLPPYVQSFIFSNRNSILFFSPGNSCKSSSVMIVLLLRKLGYWK encoded by the exons atgaacgatTTTCAGaacaaaacagtctgcggttttgagaagcgaaTCCCAGGATGTATGGGAAGAATGGTTAACCTTTTCGACATGAGCCCAAACATAGCTGGTAACAGGCTGCTTATGGAGAAAGCACATGGAGATG GTGGTTCTCTCTGTGGAGGTCAGCCAGATGTGACAAAGAAAGTGCGGGATCCCTTCGGAGATCAGATAGAAGACAAACTA GTAGCATATGAGTTGAAGAGTTCTTCAAACAAGAAACCGGATGAAACACCAACGAAGTTGCTTATAGCTAAAGAAATGTCGAAGGAAACAGAGTCAAGAcggaaacagcccaatattgttGCTAAACTGATGGGACTTGATGACTTGCCAACTCAACAACCCGTTTCAGCAGCTCAAAGAAGCTCCCCCGAAGGTTATTTACAAAATTCTTCTGCTAGATTGGGGCCAATGCCCAAGCATTATCGGCAAGAAAATGGCTTCATGGACAAGCAAATCCTCGGAGACGTGCATCCTTCCAAGGCCTATGCCCAGGAACAGCCAGAATGCGAAGATGTGCATGAAGGTTGGCAACAATCACTGAAAATTAACAATGTCAAAGATCGATTGCAACAGAAGGGAAGATATAAAGAGAGTTCAGATGAGAAGATGACCCTTGTTCGGCGGAAGTTCATTGAAGCAAAACGCCTAGCCACTGATGATAAGCTTCACCAGTCCAGGGAGTTCCAAGATGCTCTGGAGATTCTTAGTTCTAACAGGGATTTATTCCTCCAGTTTCTTCAAGAACCGAATTCATTGTTCACAAAACATCTCTCTGACCTTCAGTCTATTCCTCCGCCTCCTCAGACTAAGCGCATCACAGTACTGAAGCCATCGATGACAGTGGAAGCAAGCAGATGTGCTAGACAAGAGACGAAAAGGGAGAAACGAGTCAAACAGGTGCTTGAAGCAACTAAACGGGACAAAAAGAAGCCCGACTGGTGCTCTGCTTTTGCTCATGACAATGCTGACAACTCCCCTCAGCCAACTAGGATAGTGGTTTTAAAGCCTAGCCCTGGGAAGACCCATGAAGTCAAGGCTGTGGTTCCTTCCCCAGCCGCACCACTGAGATCGCTACAAAGTAGAGATTTTTATGGAGAATCAAGGACTGATGCAGCGAGATATTCTAGGGAAACAGCTAAGGATATTACACGGCAGATACGGGAAAGTTTGAGCAGTAACAAGAGGGGTGAAGCTTTGCTATCTTCTGCATTATCAAATAGATGCATTGGGGAGGAAAGGTCATTAAATGTGTCAGAAAATGAGTATATAGAAGAGGGAAATTTCAGTGATTCAGAAATTATGACACCAACTTCAGGGCATTCTTGGGACTATATAAACAGATACGGCAGTCCCTGCTCATCCTCTTCTCTCAGCCGAGCATCCTATTCACCAGAGTCGGCAGTTACTAGAGAAGCTAAGAAGCGGCTTTCCGAAAGATTGGCAATGATAATGTCAGCTGGAAGTGGTCAAGAGCAAAGACAGCTCCGGAGAAGCTCGAGCACATTGCGTGAAATGCTTGCTCTTCCTCAAATGAAGAAGACCATAGGATCCATTGAAGCAGATTCTAATGGAGAGCCCAGCATCTCCAGTAGCAGGTCATGTGGTGGAGAACAAGAACCGAGGGAACCAATTGCCTGCTTGTTGACTAGTCAGAATGAGGATGAAGATGGGAAGAGTTCTCCTAGGAATCTGTTAAGGTCGAAATCGGTCCCGGTATCTTCAACAGTCTATGAGAAGGTCGGATTGAGTGTTGAAGCTCCTGATCCCACAGAATGCAAACCCATTGTTCCGAAGGAGGCGGCAAAGCTGAAGAGTGGGAAGTTCTTCAAGGGGAAAGTCTCAAGCTTATTCTTCTCTAGGAATAAGAAACCCAGTAAAGAAAAATCCAGTCTGCATCCCcccattggctacaatggtggaCCTCAGTCTGTCATTGCTAAAATGCCAGAGGTTCTTCCCGAAATAAAGCAGCTATCTGCTGAGAATAGAAGTGATGATATTTCTCAATGTGTTACAAACCATGGCCTTGAAGAAAAGCTTCCACTCGATCAAGGTGGATCCTTGCACGAGACTTCCACATGCATACAAGCTGAACAGGGCACTCTCTCTTCTGAG GAAGTTTTGACTTGGGAAAAAACTGGGACACTTGACAACTCGAGCGAGAAACAGGACCGTCCCAGTCCAGTTTCAATCTTTGAAGCCCCATTTGAAGATGATGTTAATACCCCACAGTTGGAAAATGTGAGCACAGATGATCAGG AATCACATGTGCACATACACTTCAAATGCGAGTCAGCTGCTAATTCTTCTATAGAATCAGTCACCCATTCGTTGCCATGGGATGATGATTGCTCAGAATCCCCCACACCAAATGCACTAGAACCCTCAACAGTTTCCTGCAAAgcaggtgaagaagaacaagaacggTTTTGGTTTGTCCAGACATTACTAGCGTCTGCCGGATTGGATCGTGAGAAATCCAGTGCAGTCTTTGCCAGATGGCATTCACCAGAGAGCCTATTGGACCCAACACTGCTAGACAAGTTCATGGGTCGGAAAGAAGACGAGCAGCAGAAGAATGAGGCGAAACGCAGGCAACAGAGATCAGAGTGGAGGCTTATATTCGATTCTGTCAATGCAACCCTTGCTGACATGGCAGGGTACAGGTTGAACGGGAACCCCTGGGCCATGTCATGCTCTGGAAGGGTCCCAAAAGGAACTCCACTGAGGGAGGGAGTGTGGAGCCAGGTGAGGAAGTGGTTTTCTGGAGAGGTGGGGTGGTTTTCTGGCGAAAGCGATTCGGGTATGATGGTGGAGAGGGTGGTGAGGAAGGAGGTGGGAGGGAGGGGTTGGGAAGAGCTGATGGGGTTGGAGGTAGATAGGATAGGGGAGGAGATTGAGGGAAAGATGCTGAAGGAGTTGGTGGATGAAGCTTTGGCTGAgctaactt ATGCTGTCTGCTGTTGTTTAAGATCTCTCCCGCCTTATGTACagtcttttattttttcaaatagaaactcaatcctttttttttctcctgGGAATTCATGTAAGTCTTCTTCCGTGATGATTGTTCTACTTTTGAGGAAGTTAGGTTATTGGAAGTGA
- the LOC131245724 gene encoding uncharacterized protein LOC131245724 isoform X1 produces MNDFQNKTVCGFEKRIPGCMGRMVNLFDMSPNIAGNRLLMEKAHGDAGGSLCGGQPDVTKKVRDPFGDQIEDKLVAYELKSSSNKKPDETPTKLLIAKEMSKETESRRKQPNIVAKLMGLDDLPTQQPVSAAQRSSPEGYLQNSSARLGPMPKHYRQENGFMDKQILGDVHPSKAYAQEQPECEDVHEGWQQSLKINNVKDRLQQKGRYKESSDEKMTLVRRKFIEAKRLATDDKLHQSREFQDALEILSSNRDLFLQFLQEPNSLFTKHLSDLQSIPPPPQTKRITVLKPSMTVEASRCARQETKREKRVKQVLEATKRDKKKPDWCSAFAHDNADNSPQPTRIVVLKPSPGKTHEVKAVVPSPAAPLRSLQSRDFYGESRTDAARYSRETAKDITRQIRESLSSNKRGEALLSSALSNRCIGEERSLNVSENEYIEEGNFSDSEIMTPTSGHSWDYINRYGSPCSSSSLSRASYSPESAVTREAKKRLSERLAMIMSAGSGQEQRQLRRSSSTLREMLALPQMKKTIGSIEADSNGEPSISSSRSCGGEQEPREPIACLLTSQNEDEDGKSSPRNLLRSKSVPVSSTVYEKVGLSVEAPDPTECKPIVPKEAAKLKSGKFFKGKVSSLFFSRNKKPSKEKSSLHPPIGYNGGPQSVIAKMPEVLPEIKQLSAENRSDDISQCVTNHGLEEKLPLDQGGSLHETSTCIQAEQGTLSSEEVLTWEKTGTLDNSSEKQDRPSPVSIFEAPFEDDVNTPQLENVSTDDQESHVHIHFKCESAANSSIESVTHSLPWDDDCSESPTPNALEPSTVSCKAGEEEQERFWFVQTLLASAGLDREKSSAVFARWHSPESLLDPTLLDKFMGRKEDEQQKNEAKRRQQRSEWRLIFDSVNATLADMAGYRLNGNPWAMSCSGRVPKGTPLREGVWSQVRKWFSGEVGWFSGESDSGMMVERVVRKEVGGRGWEELMGLEVDRIGEEIEGKMLKELVDEALAELTYAVCCCLRSLPPYVQSFIFSNRNSILFFSPGNSCKSSSVMIVLLLRKLGYWK; encoded by the exons atgaacgatTTTCAGaacaaaacagtctgcggttttgagaagcgaaTCCCAGGATGTATGGGAAGAATGGTTAACCTTTTCGACATGAGCCCAAACATAGCTGGTAACAGGCTGCTTATGGAGAAAGCACATGGAGATG CAGGTGGTTCTCTCTGTGGAGGTCAGCCAGATGTGACAAAGAAAGTGCGGGATCCCTTCGGAGATCAGATAGAAGACAAACTA GTAGCATATGAGTTGAAGAGTTCTTCAAACAAGAAACCGGATGAAACACCAACGAAGTTGCTTATAGCTAAAGAAATGTCGAAGGAAACAGAGTCAAGAcggaaacagcccaatattgttGCTAAACTGATGGGACTTGATGACTTGCCAACTCAACAACCCGTTTCAGCAGCTCAAAGAAGCTCCCCCGAAGGTTATTTACAAAATTCTTCTGCTAGATTGGGGCCAATGCCCAAGCATTATCGGCAAGAAAATGGCTTCATGGACAAGCAAATCCTCGGAGACGTGCATCCTTCCAAGGCCTATGCCCAGGAACAGCCAGAATGCGAAGATGTGCATGAAGGTTGGCAACAATCACTGAAAATTAACAATGTCAAAGATCGATTGCAACAGAAGGGAAGATATAAAGAGAGTTCAGATGAGAAGATGACCCTTGTTCGGCGGAAGTTCATTGAAGCAAAACGCCTAGCCACTGATGATAAGCTTCACCAGTCCAGGGAGTTCCAAGATGCTCTGGAGATTCTTAGTTCTAACAGGGATTTATTCCTCCAGTTTCTTCAAGAACCGAATTCATTGTTCACAAAACATCTCTCTGACCTTCAGTCTATTCCTCCGCCTCCTCAGACTAAGCGCATCACAGTACTGAAGCCATCGATGACAGTGGAAGCAAGCAGATGTGCTAGACAAGAGACGAAAAGGGAGAAACGAGTCAAACAGGTGCTTGAAGCAACTAAACGGGACAAAAAGAAGCCCGACTGGTGCTCTGCTTTTGCTCATGACAATGCTGACAACTCCCCTCAGCCAACTAGGATAGTGGTTTTAAAGCCTAGCCCTGGGAAGACCCATGAAGTCAAGGCTGTGGTTCCTTCCCCAGCCGCACCACTGAGATCGCTACAAAGTAGAGATTTTTATGGAGAATCAAGGACTGATGCAGCGAGATATTCTAGGGAAACAGCTAAGGATATTACACGGCAGATACGGGAAAGTTTGAGCAGTAACAAGAGGGGTGAAGCTTTGCTATCTTCTGCATTATCAAATAGATGCATTGGGGAGGAAAGGTCATTAAATGTGTCAGAAAATGAGTATATAGAAGAGGGAAATTTCAGTGATTCAGAAATTATGACACCAACTTCAGGGCATTCTTGGGACTATATAAACAGATACGGCAGTCCCTGCTCATCCTCTTCTCTCAGCCGAGCATCCTATTCACCAGAGTCGGCAGTTACTAGAGAAGCTAAGAAGCGGCTTTCCGAAAGATTGGCAATGATAATGTCAGCTGGAAGTGGTCAAGAGCAAAGACAGCTCCGGAGAAGCTCGAGCACATTGCGTGAAATGCTTGCTCTTCCTCAAATGAAGAAGACCATAGGATCCATTGAAGCAGATTCTAATGGAGAGCCCAGCATCTCCAGTAGCAGGTCATGTGGTGGAGAACAAGAACCGAGGGAACCAATTGCCTGCTTGTTGACTAGTCAGAATGAGGATGAAGATGGGAAGAGTTCTCCTAGGAATCTGTTAAGGTCGAAATCGGTCCCGGTATCTTCAACAGTCTATGAGAAGGTCGGATTGAGTGTTGAAGCTCCTGATCCCACAGAATGCAAACCCATTGTTCCGAAGGAGGCGGCAAAGCTGAAGAGTGGGAAGTTCTTCAAGGGGAAAGTCTCAAGCTTATTCTTCTCTAGGAATAAGAAACCCAGTAAAGAAAAATCCAGTCTGCATCCCcccattggctacaatggtggaCCTCAGTCTGTCATTGCTAAAATGCCAGAGGTTCTTCCCGAAATAAAGCAGCTATCTGCTGAGAATAGAAGTGATGATATTTCTCAATGTGTTACAAACCATGGCCTTGAAGAAAAGCTTCCACTCGATCAAGGTGGATCCTTGCACGAGACTTCCACATGCATACAAGCTGAACAGGGCACTCTCTCTTCTGAG GAAGTTTTGACTTGGGAAAAAACTGGGACACTTGACAACTCGAGCGAGAAACAGGACCGTCCCAGTCCAGTTTCAATCTTTGAAGCCCCATTTGAAGATGATGTTAATACCCCACAGTTGGAAAATGTGAGCACAGATGATCAGG AATCACATGTGCACATACACTTCAAATGCGAGTCAGCTGCTAATTCTTCTATAGAATCAGTCACCCATTCGTTGCCATGGGATGATGATTGCTCAGAATCCCCCACACCAAATGCACTAGAACCCTCAACAGTTTCCTGCAAAgcaggtgaagaagaacaagaacggTTTTGGTTTGTCCAGACATTACTAGCGTCTGCCGGATTGGATCGTGAGAAATCCAGTGCAGTCTTTGCCAGATGGCATTCACCAGAGAGCCTATTGGACCCAACACTGCTAGACAAGTTCATGGGTCGGAAAGAAGACGAGCAGCAGAAGAATGAGGCGAAACGCAGGCAACAGAGATCAGAGTGGAGGCTTATATTCGATTCTGTCAATGCAACCCTTGCTGACATGGCAGGGTACAGGTTGAACGGGAACCCCTGGGCCATGTCATGCTCTGGAAGGGTCCCAAAAGGAACTCCACTGAGGGAGGGAGTGTGGAGCCAGGTGAGGAAGTGGTTTTCTGGAGAGGTGGGGTGGTTTTCTGGCGAAAGCGATTCGGGTATGATGGTGGAGAGGGTGGTGAGGAAGGAGGTGGGAGGGAGGGGTTGGGAAGAGCTGATGGGGTTGGAGGTAGATAGGATAGGGGAGGAGATTGAGGGAAAGATGCTGAAGGAGTTGGTGGATGAAGCTTTGGCTGAgctaactt ATGCTGTCTGCTGTTGTTTAAGATCTCTCCCGCCTTATGTACagtcttttattttttcaaatagaaactcaatcctttttttttctcctgGGAATTCATGTAAGTCTTCTTCCGTGATGATTGTTCTACTTTTGAGGAAGTTAGGTTATTGGAAGTGA